The following proteins are co-located in the Marinomonas profundi genome:
- a CDS encoding DUF2914 domain-containing protein, whose amino-acid sequence MWQTLTKVVLAGILSFATILPAWAEGTVARAQFSTDVVDREPIDDIGAAVKVEYGEIQRVYFFTDLRDMQGSQVVHRWSLDGEEQAEVGFDIGGDRWRVWSSKRLMPGFDGKWRVDVVQDGMVIETRSFDYVDSE is encoded by the coding sequence ATGTGGCAAACGTTAACGAAAGTGGTTTTAGCGGGCATTTTATCGTTTGCAACGATATTGCCAGCATGGGCAGAAGGCACGGTCGCCCGTGCGCAGTTTTCAACCGATGTGGTAGATCGTGAACCAATTGATGATATTGGTGCAGCGGTGAAAGTGGAATATGGCGAGATTCAACGAGTGTACTTCTTTACGGATTTGCGTGATATGCAAGGCAGCCAAGTGGTCCACCGCTGGAGTTTGGACGGTGAAGAGCAGGCAGAAGTTGGCTTCGATATTGGTGGTGATCGTTGGCGAGTTTGGTCCAGTAAACGCTTAATGCCAGGGTTTGATGGCAAATGGCGTGTGGACGTGGTGCAGGACGGTATGGTGATAGAAACGCGCTCTTTTGATTATGTCGACAGTGAATAA
- the gpt gene encoding xanthine phosphoribosyltransferase — MIPYSKDFPVSWEELHRNARALSWRLLEQGPWKGIIAITRGGLVPAAILCREMDIRLIDTICVVSYGADEQGDAAMKQGELTVLKGVEGDGEGFILVDDLVDTGRTAAKVREMLPKAHFATIYAKPAGKPLVDTFITEVSQDTWIRFPWDMEYTFSTPLADRQGK, encoded by the coding sequence ATGATCCCTTATTCAAAAGATTTTCCCGTGTCTTGGGAAGAATTACACAGAAATGCTCGTGCGTTATCTTGGCGCTTGCTTGAGCAAGGCCCATGGAAAGGTATTATTGCCATTACCCGTGGTGGTTTGGTACCGGCGGCGATCTTGTGTCGTGAAATGGACATTCGTTTGATCGACACCATTTGCGTCGTCAGTTACGGCGCCGACGAACAAGGTGACGCGGCGATGAAGCAAGGCGAGCTGACTGTATTAAAAGGCGTAGAAGGTGACGGCGAGGGGTTTATTCTGGTGGATGACCTTGTTGATACGGGGCGAACGGCCGCGAAAGTGCGTGAAATGCTACCAAAAGCTCACTTTGCTACGATTTATGCCAAACCCGCTGGTAAACCATTAGTCGACACTTTTATCACGGAAGTGAGTCAAGATACTTGGATTCGTTTTCCTTGGGATATGGAATACACTTTCTCTACGCCTTTGGCCGATCGTCAAGGAAAATAA
- the cobU gene encoding bifunctional adenosylcobinamide kinase/adenosylcobinamide-phosphate guanylyltransferase, which yields MKHLVLGGVRSGKSAFAQEQIAASGKSVCYVATSQVWDDEMADRVRRHKDNRPSDWQLIEEPLALARVLDSLNSPEQAVIVECFTLWLTNVLCLEDEARLTAEKLALLRAVERFEGDLVLVSSEVGLGIMPMNALARRFADEAGEMNQALAKLTDRVTFVAAGLPLPLKS from the coding sequence ATGAAGCATCTTGTGCTAGGTGGGGTTCGAAGTGGCAAAAGTGCGTTTGCCCAAGAGCAGATCGCGGCCAGCGGAAAATCCGTCTGTTATGTGGCGACGTCTCAGGTGTGGGATGACGAAATGGCGGATCGTGTGCGCCGACACAAAGACAATCGGCCGAGTGACTGGCAACTCATCGAAGAACCCTTGGCGTTGGCCAGGGTATTGGATTCTCTTAATTCGCCTGAGCAAGCGGTGATCGTCGAATGCTTTACGTTGTGGTTGACGAATGTATTGTGCTTAGAAGACGAGGCTCGATTGACAGCAGAAAAACTCGCCTTATTGAGGGCGGTTGAGCGATTTGAAGGAGATTTGGTGTTGGTGTCCAGTGAAGTGGGGTTGGGGATTATGCCGATGAATGCGCTGGCGAGGCGTTTTGCTGATGAAGCCGGCGAGATGAATCAAGCGTTAGCAAAATTGACCGATCGGGTAACTTTTGTTGCGGCCGGGCTACCTCTACCGCTAAAATCCTAA
- a CDS encoding aminotransferase class I/II-fold pyridoxal phosphate-dependent enzyme, producing the protein MPVNLKRPFVNLELTAPKHGGDLAYWQRKVGNDALNWLDLSSACNREPWPIPEIPASLWMDLPDQTDLLDEAERYFGRRPTAIGAGSQHIIESLPALLRESGYLTGQTVLVPRIGYQEHAFAWQKWGYDIAYYDALEELLTQQWVVAVVIQPNNPTGEIAPAKILSQLIAHAEQQGASLVVDEAFIDASPELSVLHQQKAADLSESLFVMRSVGKFFGLAGARVGFVFCAPKWQAALKNLLGPWPVATPSLHLVCLAFADQAWQSHALQDLKVRQAAFVERVMPKLNTIFDSQDSVLNPLFITWFLDRHEDAAEVFEMLHQVGVHTRLGEGWIRVALPALDEMDALNSALIRLLKGAAGSGYSRGELA; encoded by the coding sequence ATGCCTGTTAATTTAAAGCGTCCCTTTGTGAATCTTGAGCTCACAGCACCTAAGCATGGCGGGGATTTAGCCTATTGGCAGCGTAAAGTAGGTAATGACGCGTTAAATTGGTTGGATCTGTCCTCCGCCTGTAATCGAGAGCCTTGGCCGATCCCTGAGATCCCTGCCTCTTTGTGGATGGACTTGCCGGATCAAACGGACTTGTTGGATGAGGCTGAGCGTTATTTTGGTCGTCGCCCCACTGCGATTGGAGCAGGTTCGCAGCATATTATCGAATCTCTGCCAGCGCTGTTGCGGGAATCGGGTTATTTAACGGGTCAAACGGTGCTTGTGCCGCGTATTGGTTATCAGGAACATGCTTTTGCTTGGCAAAAATGGGGCTATGACATTGCTTATTACGACGCGTTAGAGGAATTACTGACGCAGCAATGGGTGGTGGCGGTGGTGATTCAGCCGAACAATCCGACTGGAGAGATTGCTCCTGCTAAGATTTTGTCTCAGCTGATTGCCCATGCAGAACAACAGGGCGCTAGTTTAGTGGTGGATGAAGCCTTTATTGATGCCAGTCCTGAGTTGAGTGTGTTACACCAGCAAAAGGCGGCAGACTTGAGTGAATCCCTGTTTGTCATGCGCTCGGTGGGAAAATTTTTTGGTTTGGCGGGCGCAAGAGTGGGGTTCGTTTTTTGTGCGCCAAAATGGCAGGCAGCGCTGAAAAATTTACTGGGGCCATGGCCTGTTGCCACGCCAAGCTTGCATTTGGTGTGCTTGGCGTTTGCGGATCAAGCGTGGCAGTCTCATGCTTTGCAAGACTTGAAAGTACGACAAGCGGCATTTGTTGAACGGGTTATGCCGAAATTGAATACGATTTTTGATTCCCAAGACAGTGTGCTGAATCCCTTGTTTATCACTTGGTTCCTCGACCGTCATGAGGACGCCGCAGAGGTATTTGAAATGCTGCATCAGGTGGGTGTTCACACCCGTTTAGGCGAAGGCTGGATTCGGGTGGCGTTACCCGCTTTGGATGAAATGGATGCTCTGAATAGTGCGTTGATTCGCTTGTTGAAGGGCGCAGCAGGAAGTGGCTATTCAAGAGGTGAGCTGGCATGA